The window attttgaatagaaaaataaatttggggtaacaggaatatagaataggcaaagaggtattctgtttttttttaaattcaaatttgtattggtttttttttaaattttgaatggaaaaataaatttggggtaacaggaatatagaataggcaaagaggtattctgtttttttttaaattcaaatttgtattggtttttttttaaattttgaatggaaaaataaatttggggtaacaggaatatagaataggcaaagaggtattctgttttttttcaaattcaaatttatattgaatatcttttgaattttgaatggaaaaataaatttggggtaacaggaatatagaataggcaaagaggtattctgtttttttttaaattcaaatttgcaTTGAATATCTTTCgaattttgaatgaaaaattaaatttggggtaacaggaatatagaataggccaagaggtattctgtttttttttaaattcaaatttgtattggtttttttttaaattttgaatggaaaaataaatttggggtaacaggaatatagaataggcaaagaggtattctgtttttttttaaattcaaatttgtattggtttttttttaaattttgaataggaaaataaatttgggctatcaggaatatagaataggcaagaaggttttctgtttttttttcaaattcaaatttatattaaatgactcttgaattttaaatggaaaaataaatttggggtatcaggaatatagaataggcaagaaggtattctgttttttttcaaattcaaatttatattgaatatcttttaaattttgaatggaaaaataaatttcgggtaacaggaatatagaataggcaagaaggttttttgttttttttcaaattcaaatttatattgaatatcttttgaattttgaatggaaaaataaatttcgggTAACGGGAATATAAaataggcaaagaggtattctgtttttttttaaattcaaattcgtattggttattttttaaattttgaatagaaaaataaatttggggtaacaggaatatagaataggccaagaggtattctgtttttttttaaattcaaatttgtaGAGATTTACTCTTGAATCTTAAATGGTAAAATTCAGATCTGGtatcaggaatatagaataggCAAGAAGGTATTctgtttttcttcaaattcaaatttatattgaatgactcttgaattttaaatggaaaaataaatttgcggTATCAGGGATATAGaataggcaaagaggtattctgtttttttttaaattcaaatttgtattggttttttttcaaattttgaatggaaaaataaatttggggtaacaggaatatagaataggcaaagaggtattctgtttttttttaaattcaaatttgtattaaatatctcttgaattttaaatggaaaaataaatttggggtATCAGGGATATAGAATAGGCCAAGaggtattctgttttttttttaattcgaatttgtattggattttttttaaattttgaatggaaaaataaatttggggtaacaggaatatagaataggccaagaggtattctgtttttttttaaattcaaatctttattggtttttttttgaaactttaaatggaaaaattaatttggggtaacaggaatatagaataggCGAGAaggtattctgttttttttttaattcaaatttgtattggtttttttataaattttgaatggaaaaataaatttgaggtaacaggaatatagaataggccaagaggtattctgttttttttcaaattcaaatctttattggtttttttttaaattttgacgagaaaaataaatttggggtaacaggaatatagaataggcaagaaggttttctgtttttttttaaattcaaatttgtaGTAAATGActcttgaattttaaatggaaaaataaatttggggtatcaggaatatagaataggCAAGAAGGTATTCTGTTCTTTTTCAAATTcgaatttatattgaatatcttttgaattttgaatggaaaaataaatttcgaataTAGGAATATAGGGGAGAATAGGCAAGAaggtattctgttttttttcaaattcaaatttgtattaaatatctcttgaattttaaatggaaaaataaatttggggaaacaggaatatagaataggcaaagaggtattctgtttttttttaaattctgatctttattggtttttttcaaaattttgaatagaaaaataaatttggggtaacaggaatatagaataggccaagaggtattctgttttttttaaaattaaaatttttagttaatacttcttgaattttaaatgaaatattaaatttggggtaacaggaatatagaataggcaagaaggtattctgttttttttcaaattcaaatttatattgaatatcttttaaattttgaatggaAAAATAGAAGGCCTAGGTAACAGGAACTTAGaataggcaaagaggtattctgtttttttttcagtacaAATTTGTATtggtattttcaaattttcaatggaaaaaaataaatttggggtaacaggaatatagaataggcaaagaggtattctgttttttaaattcaaatttgtattgaatatcaattttaaatgaaaaataaaatttggggTATCAGGGATTATAAATAAAGCCAAGAGaggtattctgttttttttttaattcgaatttgtattggattttttttaaattttgaatggaaaaataaatttggggtaacaggaatatagaataggccaagaggtattctgttttttttttaattcgaatttgtattggattttttttcagtaaaatggaaaaatagaATTTGGGGTAACAGGGAATATAGAATAGGCAAAAGGTAttctgttttttaaattcaaatttgtattgaattttctaaattttgaatggaaaaaataaatttggggtaacaggaatatagaataaGCCAAAGAGGTATTCAATTTNNNNNNNNNNNNNNNNNNNNNNNNNNNNNNNNNNNNNNNNNNNNNNNNNNNNNNNNNNNNNNNNNNNNNNNNNNNNNNNNNNNNNNNNNNNNNNNNNNNNgaatattcttttttaaattttttaaattttgaatggaaaaataaatttcgggtaacaggaatatagaataggcaaagaggtattctgtttttttttaaattcaaatttgtattggttttttttcaaattttcaatggaaaaataaatttggggtaacaggaatatagaataggcaaagaggtattctgtttttttttaaattcaaatttgtattaaatatctcttgaattttaaatggaaaaataaatttggggtATCAGGGATATAGAATAAGCCAAGaggtattctgttttttttttaaattcaaatctttattggtttttttttaaatttcgaatagaaaaataaatttggggtaacaggaatatagaataggcaaagaagtattctgttttttttttaaattcaaatttgcaTTGATAATCTTTCGAATttcgaatgaaaaattaaatttggggtaacaggaatatagaataaGCCAAGaggtattctgttttttttaaaattcaaattcgtattggtttttttttaaattttgaatggaaaaataaatttggggtaacaggaatatagaagaggcaaagaggtattctgttttttttaaaattcaaattcgtattggtttttttctaaattttgaataggaaaataaatttgggctatcaggaatatagaataggcaagaaggttttctgtttttttttcaaatttaaatttatattgaatatcttttgaattttgaatggaaaaataaatttcgggTAACAGGAATATAAaataggcaaagaggtattctgtttttttttaaattcaaatttgcaTTGAATATCTTTCGAATttcgaatgaaaaattaaatttggggtaacaggaatatagaataggccaagaggtattctgtttttttttaaattcaaattcgtattggtttttttttaaattttgaatggaaaaataaatttggggtaacaggaatatagaatagggaaagaggtattctgtttttttttaagttcaaatctttattggttttttttaaaattttgaatagaaaaataaattcggggtatcaggaatatagaataggcaaagaggtattctgtttttttttaaattcaaatttgtattaaatgactcttgaattttaaatggaaaaataaatttgcggTATCAGGGATATAGAATAAGCCAAGaggtattctgttttttttcaaattcaaatttgtattggtttttttttaaattttgaatggaaaaataaatttggggtaacaggaatatagaataggcaagaaggtattctgttttttttttaattcaaattcgtattggttattttttaaattttgaatagaaaaataaatttggggtaacaggaatatagaataggcaaagaggtattctgtttttttttaaattcaaatttgtattgttttttttttaaatttttaatggaaaaataaatttggggtaacaggaatatagaataggcaaagaggtattctgtttttttttaaatttaaatttgtattgttttttttttaaattttgaatagaaaaataaaattggggTAACAGGAATATATAATAGGCAAGAaggtattctgtttttttttaaattcaaattcgtattggtttttttttaaatttcgaataggaaaataaatttggggtatcaggaatatagaataggcaagaaggtattctgtttttttttcaaatttaaatttatattgaatatcttttgaattttgaatggaaaaataaatttggggtaacaggaatatagaataggcaaagaggtattctgtttttttttaaattcaaatttgtattggttttttttcaaattttgaatggaaaaataaatttggggtaacaggaatatagaataggcaaagaggtattctttttttttttaaattcaaatttgtattggtttttttttaattttgaatacaaaaataaatttggggtatcaggaatatagaataggcaagaaggtattctgttttttttcaaattcaaatttatattgaatatcttttgaattttgaatggaaaaataaatttggggtaacaggaatatagaataggcaaagaggtattctgtttttttttaaattcaaatttgtattggtttttttttaaattttgaatagaaaaataaatttgaagtaTTAGAAATATAGAATAGGCAAAGAGGtagtctgtttttttttaaattcaaatttgtattaaatatctcttcaattttaaatggaaaaataaatttggggtaacaggaatatagaataggcaaagaggtattctgtttttttttaaattcaaatctttattggtttttttttgaaactttaaatggaaaaattaatttggggtaacaggaatatagaataggCGAGAaggtattctgttttttttttaattcaaatttgtattggattttttttaaattttgcatagaaaaataaatttggggtaacaggaatatagaataggcaaagaggtattctgtttttttttaaattcaaatttgtattgttttttttttaaatttttaatggaaaaataaatttggggtaacaggaatatagaataggcaaagaggtattctgtttttttttaaattcaaatttgtattgttttttttttaaattttgaatagaaaaataaaattggggtaacaggaatatagaataggcaagaaggtattctgtttttttttaaattcaaattcgtattggtttttttttaaatttcgaataggaaaataaatttggggtatcaggaatatagaataggCAAGAAGGTATTctgtttttcttcaaattcaaatttatattgaatatcTTTTGAATTTcgaatggaaaaataaatttggggtaacaggaatatagaatgggcaaagaggtattctgtttttttttaaattcaaatttgtattggttttttttcaaattttcaatggaaaaataaatttggggtaacaggaatatagaataggcaaagaggtattctttttttttttaaattcaaatttgtattggtttttttttaattttgaatacaaaaataaatttggggtatcaggaatatagaataggcaagaaggtattctgttttttttcaaattcaaatttgtattaaatatctcttgaattttaaatggaaaaataaatttggggtATCAGGGATATAGAATAGGCCAAGaggtattctgtttttttttcatttcttaattttaataaatttttttttaaactttgaatgaaaaatttatgtagGGTAGCAGGGATATAGAAGAGTTAAAGAGGTATCTTAAAAATTTCAGGAAAATGTTCCCGTTacgaatttaattttttctccgGAACAATTCAACGAATGGTCAGAATCAATTagggaaatttaaaataaataggtAAACATTATTGGCTTATTAATTCTCAAGATTATTTTTCCATCGCAGTTAAATTACAAGAATCATTTTCATAGGAAACAAACTTCAGCATCaggaatttcaaaaaaatacattcgccaccactttttatttttatgtcgaTAAGGTCGAATGTCAATATGCTCGATATATTTTTCACGTCGGTGTACAGTTTTCTTCGTTTTTCGTTGATATCTAAAAAATCCGGGAGAGCGTGGATGCATCAGAGTCTAACCGCATGTCTAACTGTGGATTTACActctaaaaaaacaatacaaaataataggTAAGCGTTAAAtacagttaaataataaacaatatcaataatcaaataaattgttaatttaaacaattatcattaattttagatTATATTCCAACATTTTGATAGCTCATACCAAATAACAACTGTTTATTAAtccaaatcaacaaaaaaaaaaaaaaaaaatggcagcAAATACACaagatgatgaattaaaaaaagcattcGCCGAATTACAAGGAAAAGTTGTTGACACATCACAAAAAGTACGTCTTGCTGATATACAAATTGATGGTTACAAACGTACAAAACAACGTGctgaattaacaattaaagaaataagtggtttaaatacaaataacaaaacatATGAATTGGTCGGTAGAATGTTTATGCTGGATGACATAACCAGTATTAAAAATGGCTTggaaacaaaaatgaaaactgctgaagaaaaaataacagcattggaaaataataaagcttATCTTGAACGTAATTTAAAAgagagtaaaaataatatcagagAAATGGTTAATCAACgacaaaataatgttaaaacaagctaattaaatcatcaataattttttgatctgTCAACTGTTACCATAAAAGGACAGACAAACAGTCAGACAAAATTCTTGATCATTTACATTTTCACATTATTTTGTCTttcaaataacaacaataaatcattatcataataataaatgtaatgttttttttttttaaatttaatttaacaataattatt is drawn from Aphidius gifuensis isolate YNYX2018 linkage group LG3, ASM1490517v1, whole genome shotgun sequence and contains these coding sequences:
- the LOC122852312 gene encoding prefoldin subunit 1 yields the protein MAANTQDDELKKAFAELQGKVVDTSQKVRLADIQIDGYKRTKQRAELTIKEISGLNTNNKTYELVGRMFMLDDITSIKNGLETKMKTAEEKITALENNKAYLERNLKESKNNIREMVNQRQNNVKTS